In Nitrospirota bacterium, the following proteins share a genomic window:
- the hemC gene encoding hydroxymethylbilane synthase, with product MMKNKVIIGTRGSKLALWQAEWVKSELQKLHPGLEIELNKIKTTGDKILDVPLAKVGGKGLFVKEIEEAILRGDIDLAVHSMKDVPTELPEGLHLTAICKREEPRDAFVTKGQGARGKGQGFKDLPHGATIGTSSLRRACQLLSIRPDLKITQLRGNLDTRLRKLDEGQFDAIILAVAGMARLGLGSRITEILEPALILPAIGQGAIGIECRINDEFINNLINPMNHAETFLCVHAERAFLKRLEGGCQVPIAAYARIVTRDKRQETNSETSKYNNSSLVTRHSSLEKSLVTRYSSLVIDGLVGSVSGDRIVRGHIEGRPADAKSLGIKLAEDLLSRGAREILAELYGK from the coding sequence ATTATGAAGAATAAAGTCATAATCGGAACACGTGGAAGCAAGTTAGCATTATGGCAGGCAGAGTGGGTTAAATCTGAATTGCAGAAGTTGCACCCTGGTTTAGAGATCGAACTCAATAAGATAAAGACAACAGGCGACAAGATTTTAGATGTCCCCCTCGCAAAGGTCGGCGGCAAGGGGCTTTTTGTAAAAGAGATAGAAGAGGCCATCTTAAGGGGGGATATTGATCTGGCTGTTCACAGCATGAAGGACGTGCCCACCGAGCTCCCTGAAGGCTTGCATCTTACAGCAATCTGCAAAAGGGAAGAGCCGAGGGATGCGTTTGTAACAAAGGGGCAAGGGGCAAGGGGCAAGGGGCAAGGGTTTAAAGACCTGCCTCATGGTGCAACTATAGGCACAAGTAGCCTGAGAAGGGCATGCCAGCTTTTAAGCATCCGCCCTGATTTGAAGATAACACAACTCAGAGGCAACCTTGATACAAGGTTGAGAAAGCTCGATGAAGGGCAGTTTGATGCGATAATCTTAGCTGTTGCAGGGATGGCGAGACTTGGCCTTGGGAGCAGGATTACAGAGATTTTAGAACCTGCGTTAATCCTTCCAGCAATCGGTCAGGGAGCAATCGGAATCGAATGCAGGATTAACGATGAATTCATAAATAATTTGATTAACCCGATGAATCATGCTGAAACCTTCCTATGTGTGCATGCAGAAAGGGCATTTTTAAAGAGGCTTGAAGGTGGATGCCAGGTGCCGATTGCTGCGTATGCGAGAATAGTGACGAGAGACAAGAGACAAGAGACCAATTCAGAGACAAGTAAATATAATAACTCGTCACTAGTCACTCGTCACTCGTCTCTTGAAAAGTCACTCGTCACTCGTTACTCGTCTCTTGTTATTGATGGCCTTGTCGGAAGCGTTTCAGGTGACAGGATTGTGAGGGGACACATCGAGGGAAGGCCAGCGGATGCAAAATCCCTGGGGATTAAACTTGCAGAAGACCTGCTTTCAAGAGGGGCAAGAGAGATATTGGCTGAGTTATATGGAAAGTAA
- a CDS encoding Trm112 family protein has product MGISKELLEILACPECKGDIRINDAKDGIICDQCKLLYPIREDIPIMLINEAKKLDD; this is encoded by the coding sequence ATGGGTATAAGCAAAGAATTGCTTGAAATACTGGCATGTCCGGAGTGTAAAGGTGATATACGAATAAATGATGCTAAAGACGGCATTATCTGTGACCAGTGTAAATTACTTTACCCCATCAGGGAAGACATTCCCATAATGCTGATAAACGAAGCGAAAAAGTTAGATGATTAA
- a CDS encoding glutamyl-tRNA reductase, giving the protein MNILVIGLNHKTADVEVREKLAFEGPKLAEATSALKSFPEVQESLIISTCNRVEICANVRELESGVERVKTFLSNFHDIPRDALDKGLYVYSGREALCHIFKVASSLDSMVVGEPQILGQFKEAFDFALKNRSTGVLLNRLMKKAISVAKRVRTETRIAENAVSISFAAVELAKKIFEDLSEKTFMLLGAGEMAELAARHLINSGVKNVLVANRTYERAVGLAKEFGGSPVHFDEFPAMMAHTDILICSTGARHYVLAKEQMHKVMKDRKNRPIFIIDISVPRNIDPGINDLDNVYLYDIDDLQGVVTANILERNKEAEKAESIVESEVETFLKWQASLDALPAVVALREMAEAIKNEELERLINKLPELGEKERKAIEYMASSIVNKLIHPPTAALKEDSEDRETLIAIIRKLYGINGEEE; this is encoded by the coding sequence ATGAATATTTTAGTAATCGGTCTCAACCATAAAACTGCTGATGTAGAGGTGCGAGAGAAGCTGGCCTTTGAAGGTCCGAAGCTCGCTGAGGCCACATCTGCCCTGAAGAGTTTTCCTGAAGTCCAGGAGAGTTTAATTATCTCAACGTGTAACAGGGTGGAAATATGTGCAAATGTAAGGGAATTAGAATCAGGGGTGGAAAGGGTAAAGACATTCCTGTCAAATTTTCATGACATACCCAGGGATGCCCTGGATAAAGGCCTTTACGTCTATTCGGGCCGTGAGGCCCTGTGCCATATCTTTAAGGTGGCATCCAGTCTGGACTCCATGGTTGTGGGAGAGCCCCAGATACTCGGCCAGTTTAAAGAGGCATTTGACTTTGCCCTGAAAAACAGGTCAACAGGAGTGCTCCTCAACCGCCTGATGAAAAAGGCCATCTCTGTTGCAAAGAGGGTGAGAACCGAGACAAGGATTGCAGAGAACGCTGTCAGCATAAGCTTTGCTGCAGTTGAGCTGGCGAAGAAGATCTTTGAAGACCTTTCTGAAAAGACATTTATGCTCCTCGGCGCAGGCGAGATGGCAGAGCTTGCGGCAAGACACCTGATTAACAGTGGAGTGAAAAATGTCCTTGTAGCCAACAGGACATATGAGCGGGCAGTTGGGCTTGCAAAGGAATTTGGCGGCAGCCCTGTGCATTTTGATGAGTTTCCTGCCATGATGGCACACACCGATATTCTTATTTGCTCAACAGGTGCCCGGCACTATGTGCTGGCAAAGGAACAGATGCATAAAGTCATGAAAGACAGAAAAAACAGGCCAATATTTATTATCGACATATCTGTCCCGAGGAATATCGACCCCGGTATCAATGATCTGGACAACGTATATTTATATGATATTGATGACCTTCAAGGTGTGGTAACCGCAAATATCCTTGAGAGGAATAAAGAGGCTGAGAAGGCTGAAAGCATAGTAGAGTCTGAGGTCGAGACATTTCTGAAATGGCAGGCTTCGCTCGATGCACTTCCTGCTGTTGTTGCCCTGAGGGAAATGGCAGAGGCAATAAAAAACGAAGAGCTGGAACGGCTCATTAACAAGCTTCCTGAGTTGGGGGAAAAAGAGCGGAAGGCTATAGAATACATGGCATCTTCGATCGTCAATAAACTCATACATCCTCCCACCGCCGCTCTTAAAGAGGACAGCGAGGACAGGGAGACCCTTATAGCGATCATCAGGAAGCTTTACGGGATAAACGGAGAGGAAGAATAA
- a CDS encoding type II toxin-antitoxin system VapC family toxin, whose protein sequence is MSKKIILDTNFIVGLLDEKDKRHNKCLLIKRALHNGDNEIYIFDFIINEVINVFVKRLKERKDTHNIIPLIEKLQRFVPLDRITWIYPDIEEYFDKVIERVKQSKGAFNFHDALIIHIANEFEMPYIVSFDEDFDKARLRRINDARDI, encoded by the coding sequence ATGAGTAAAAAAATAATACTCGACACCAATTTCATTGTCGGACTTCTTGATGAAAAAGATAAACGACACAATAAATGCCTTCTCATAAAAAGGGCGCTGCATAACGGTGATAACGAAATTTACATCTTTGATTTCATAATCAATGAGGTTATCAATGTCTTTGTTAAAAGGCTAAAGGAACGAAAAGACACCCACAATATTATACCTCTGATTGAAAAGCTTCAGAGGTTTGTCCCTCTGGATAGAATCACATGGATTTATCCTGACATTGAAGAGTATTTTGATAAGGTAATAGAAAGAGTAAAACAAAGCAAAGGAGCTTTTAATTTTCATGACGCTCTTATTATTCATATCGCAAACGAATTTGAGATGCCATATATCGTGAGTTTTGATGAGGACTTTGATAAAGCCAGATTGAGAAGGATAAATGATGCGCGGGATATATAA
- the cobA gene encoding uroporphyrinogen-III C-methyltransferase, whose protein sequence is MESKKGKVYLIGAGPGDIGLLTVKGMKCLQKAEAVIYDFHLNAQVLNYINHDAEFIYAGKRGGHHTMTQDEINQVLVEKANEGKIVCRLKGGDPFVFGRGGEEAEFLAKNGIEFEIVSGVSSAIAAPAYAGIPLTHRLYSSSFAVIPGYEDATKEESAIDWSRLATGVGTLVILMAIKNLDMLVQKLMENGRSPDTPVAVVRWGTRPDQKTIVGNLGNIVGLVKDKEIKPPAVMVIGDVVKLRDQLKWYENKPMFGHRILVTREHSEGFEPLEELGAEIIEFPTIEIVPPEDWNELDKAIDRIEAYDWLIFTSANGVTYFLKRFFEKDRDIRDLKGIKICAIGTKTEAEVKRYGMKVDLIPESFSAEGLIEAFLKEVEKVRGLKILLPRAEVAREVFPQKIRELGGEIDVVTAYRTIRPEKRGKRLKRFLREGKITVATFTSAATFDNFMDIFGEKAKELLHGATIAVIGPVTKKAVEKAGLSVDIMPEEATVEAMVEEIIKWATVRKAGLQTNKLAN, encoded by the coding sequence ATGGAAAGTAAGAAGGGTAAAGTTTATCTTATTGGCGCAGGGCCTGGCGATATAGGGCTCCTCACAGTCAAAGGCATGAAGTGTCTTCAGAAAGCAGAGGCTGTCATCTATGATTTTCATCTCAATGCCCAGGTCCTCAACTATATCAACCATGATGCAGAATTCATTTATGCAGGCAAACGCGGCGGACACCATACTATGACACAGGATGAAATAAATCAAGTTCTTGTTGAAAAAGCTAATGAAGGGAAGATTGTATGCAGGTTAAAAGGCGGCGACCCGTTCGTCTTTGGCAGAGGAGGCGAGGAGGCAGAGTTTCTTGCAAAAAATGGCATTGAATTTGAGATTGTGTCAGGCGTAAGCTCTGCGATTGCCGCACCTGCCTATGCAGGCATACCTCTTACTCACAGGCTTTATTCATCATCATTCGCTGTGATACCAGGTTATGAAGATGCAACAAAGGAAGAATCAGCCATAGATTGGTCGAGGCTTGCAACAGGTGTTGGCACATTGGTGATTCTCATGGCTATAAAGAACCTTGATATGCTCGTGCAGAAACTCATGGAAAATGGCAGAAGCCCTGATACCCCTGTTGCAGTTGTGAGATGGGGGACAAGGCCTGACCAGAAGACTATTGTCGGTAACCTCGGCAATATCGTAGGTCTCGTTAAAGATAAGGAAATTAAACCTCCTGCTGTAATGGTAATTGGCGATGTTGTGAAATTAAGAGACCAGCTTAAATGGTATGAAAATAAACCCATGTTTGGGCACAGAATCCTTGTGACAAGGGAACATTCAGAGGGCTTCGAACCACTGGAGGAACTCGGTGCAGAGATAATTGAATTTCCGACAATAGAGATTGTGCCTCCAGAAGATTGGAATGAACTTGATAAGGCAATCGACAGAATAGAGGCTTATGATTGGCTGATATTTACAAGTGCAAATGGTGTCACGTATTTTCTCAAAAGGTTTTTTGAGAAGGATAGAGATATCAGGGATTTAAAAGGTATAAAGATCTGCGCGATTGGTACGAAGACCGAAGCAGAGGTAAAGAGATACGGCATGAAGGTCGACCTCATTCCAGAGTCTTTCAGTGCGGAGGGGCTGATAGAGGCGTTTTTGAAAGAAGTTGAGAAGGTAAGAGGTCTAAAAATCTTACTTCCCAGGGCAGAGGTTGCCAGGGAAGTCTTCCCCCAAAAGATTAGAGAGCTTGGCGGAGAGATAGATGTTGTTACAGCATACAGAACCATCAGGCCTGAAAAGAGAGGTAAAAGATTAAAGAGATTTCTCAGGGAGGGAAAGATTACAGTTGCCACTTTTACAAGCGCAGCAACCTTTGATAATTTTATGGATATCTTTGGAGAAAAGGCAAAAGAACTCCTCCACGGAGCTACAATTGCGGTTATAGGCCCTGTTACAAAAAAGGCTGTCGAAAAAGCAGGATTGAGTGTTGATATAATGCCTGAAGAGGCTACTGTGGAGGCAATGGTTGAGGAGATAATAAAATGGGCGACGGTGAGGAAAGCTGGCCTGCAAACTAACAAGCTGGCAAACTAA
- a CDS encoding heavy metal translocating P-type ATPase, with the protein MKVTDPVCKMTIDDKDAVATSAHKNTTYYFCSKYCKNKFDSNPDAFLVGKAAEPPKTGVIYTCPMHPEIRQEGPGSCPKCGMAIEPLTPSAGKTEWTCPMHPEIVRDAPGSCPICGMALEPKSALEEEENPELIDMTRRFRVGVVLTFPLILIAMRRLIPFISIENLISPEILKWLEIILATPVVLWAGWPFFVRGWQSIINRSPNMFTLIGLGVSVAYIYSIVATIFPDIFPVSFRKEGGEVGVYFEAAAVIVTLVLLGQVLELKARSKTGAAIKALLGLAPKTARRIKNGTEEDIPLEHVNKGDTLRVRPGEKIPVDGIVIEGTSSVDESMVTGEPIPVQKDKGDSVVGATVNGTGMLIMKAEKVGAETLLSQIVHMVAEAQRSRAPIQKLADIVAAYFVQIVVAIAVLTFIVWAWIGPEPKMALALINAVAVLIIACPCALGLATPMSIMVAMGKGATAGVLFKNAEAIEVMRKIDTLVVDKTGTLTIGKPRLVDVVPSSGFDEKSIIYFAASIERGSEHPLAAAIVSGAYEKGIKLTDVENFKSITGKGVMGKINGHEVSLGNRKLLDDLSINPGELSQKAETMRKEGQTVMFIAVDGKVVGLLGVADPIKETTPEAIEQLHKEGIRIVMLTGDNRTTAEAVSRKLGIDDVIAEVLPDQKADIVKKLQNEGRVVSMAGDGINDAPALAQAHVGIAMGTGTDVAMESAGVTLVKGDLTGIVRARRLSRATMRNIKQNLFWAFAYNSLGVPVAAGILYPFFGILLSPIFAAAAMSFSSVSVVGNALRLRRVTL; encoded by the coding sequence ATGAAAGTCACTGACCCTGTATGCAAGATGACCATAGATGATAAGGATGCCGTTGCTACTTCGGCTCACAAAAATACTACCTATTATTTCTGTTCAAAATATTGTAAGAATAAATTTGACAGTAACCCGGATGCCTTTCTCGTGGGGAAAGCTGCCGAGCCTCCAAAAACAGGGGTAATTTACACCTGCCCCATGCATCCTGAAATACGACAGGAGGGGCCGGGGTCATGTCCAAAATGCGGCATGGCGATTGAACCACTGACCCCTTCTGCCGGTAAGACTGAATGGACATGTCCGATGCATCCTGAGATTGTGCGTGATGCTCCCGGAAGCTGTCCTATTTGCGGTATGGCACTTGAGCCAAAATCTGCCCTTGAGGAAGAAGAAAATCCTGAACTCATTGACATGACGAGGCGGTTCAGGGTTGGGGTCGTTCTTACCTTCCCCCTGATTTTAATAGCAATGAGGAGACTTATCCCGTTTATCTCCATTGAAAATCTTATATCGCCGGAAATCCTGAAATGGTTAGAAATTATACTCGCTACACCTGTTGTTCTCTGGGCTGGATGGCCGTTCTTTGTGCGGGGATGGCAATCCATTATAAACCGCAGCCCTAACATGTTCACATTAATCGGGCTTGGGGTGAGTGTTGCATACATCTACAGCATTGTGGCAACGATCTTTCCTGATATATTCCCTGTGTCTTTTCGCAAAGAAGGCGGTGAAGTGGGCGTTTATTTTGAAGCTGCCGCTGTTATTGTAACCCTTGTGCTCCTCGGTCAGGTGCTTGAGCTGAAGGCACGGAGCAAGACAGGGGCAGCGATTAAGGCATTGCTTGGCCTTGCGCCCAAAACAGCCCGTCGTATTAAAAACGGGACGGAAGAAGACATTCCACTTGAGCATGTGAATAAAGGAGATACCCTCCGCGTGAGGCCCGGCGAGAAGATACCTGTAGACGGCATAGTAATTGAGGGGACAAGCTCTGTTGACGAATCAATGGTTACAGGCGAACCGATTCCTGTGCAAAAGGACAAAGGGGACAGTGTTGTTGGTGCAACTGTTAATGGAACCGGCATGTTGATAATGAAAGCAGAAAAGGTGGGAGCAGAGACACTTCTATCACAGATTGTTCATATGGTTGCAGAGGCACAGCGAAGCCGTGCACCTATTCAGAAACTCGCTGATATAGTCGCAGCCTACTTTGTTCAGATAGTCGTTGCTATAGCGGTCTTAACCTTCATTGTGTGGGCGTGGATAGGCCCTGAGCCAAAAATGGCACTTGCACTCATCAATGCAGTTGCTGTTCTGATAATAGCCTGCCCTTGCGCCCTCGGTCTTGCAACACCGATGTCTATAATGGTTGCAATGGGCAAGGGTGCAACAGCAGGCGTGCTTTTCAAGAATGCAGAGGCAATTGAGGTAATGAGAAAGATAGATACGCTTGTAGTAGATAAGACAGGAACACTTACTATAGGCAAGCCAAGGCTTGTAGATGTTGTCCCGAGCAGTGGGTTTGATGAGAAGTCAATAATCTATTTTGCTGCAAGCATTGAACGGGGCAGCGAACACCCTCTCGCAGCAGCGATTGTGTCAGGGGCATATGAAAAGGGCATAAAACTGACTGATGTAGAGAATTTCAAATCCATTACGGGCAAAGGGGTCATGGGTAAAATTAATGGGCATGAAGTATCTCTCGGCAATCGCAAACTGCTTGACGACCTCAGTATTAATCCGGGCGAACTGTCTCAGAAGGCTGAAACCATGCGGAAAGAAGGACAGACTGTAATGTTCATTGCAGTAGACGGAAAGGTGGTCGGACTGTTAGGTGTGGCGGACCCGATAAAGGAAACCACACCCGAGGCAATTGAACAGCTTCATAAAGAGGGCATCAGGATTGTTATGCTTACAGGGGACAATCGCACAACTGCAGAGGCTGTATCAAGAAAGCTCGGCATTGACGATGTAATTGCCGAGGTGCTACCTGACCAGAAGGCTGATATTGTCAAGAAGCTGCAAAATGAAGGGCGAGTTGTGTCAATGGCAGGAGACGGCATTAATGACGCACCAGCTCTGGCACAGGCTCATGTGGGTATTGCCATGGGAACCGGCACTGATGTAGCAATGGAAAGCGCTGGCGTGACACTGGTAAAAGGTGACCTTACGGGCATAGTTCGGGCAAGGCGCCTCAGCAGGGCGACGATGCGTAATATCAAGCAGAACCTCTTCTGGGCATTTGCCTATAATTCCCTTGGGGTTCCTGTGGCAGCAGGCATTCTTTACCCGTTCTTCGGTATTTTGCTCAGCCCTATCTTTGCTGCTGCTGCAATGAGCTTCAGTTCAGTATCAGTAGTAGGTAATGCCCTCAGGTTAAGGAGGGTGACGCTCTGA
- a CDS encoding P-II family nitrogen regulator produces the protein MKHVVAIIRSVALDRVVEGLQSKNIKGMSINEVKGTGEQFALYKPFTSHVRIDLFVSDEKIKDVKDIFLALAKTGEPGDGLIAICPVDEVLKIRTGGVLGHN, from the coding sequence ATGAAGCATGTGGTTGCTATTATAAGGTCTGTAGCCTTGGATAGAGTTGTAGAGGGACTTCAAAGTAAAAATATAAAGGGAATGAGTATAAATGAGGTGAAAGGCACAGGGGAGCAATTCGCACTCTATAAACCATTTACATCACATGTAAGGATTGACCTCTTTGTATCGGATGAAAAGATTAAAGATGTAAAGGATATCTTTCTTGCCCTTGCAAAGACAGGGGAGCCTGGAGATGGGCTGATAGCAATCTGTCCTGTTGATGAGGTGTTAAAAATAAGAACTGGTGGGGTCTTAGGGCATAACTGA
- a CDS encoding AbrB/MazE/SpoVT family DNA-binding domain-containing protein yields MLVQVKKKAQITIPVKIRETIGIEEGDILDVEVKNKEIVLKPVKKRKIVLKPVNVKVLDELTGIVSIGGDATKDSEAIWDE; encoded by the coding sequence ATGTTAGTTCAGGTCAAAAAAAAGGCACAGATAACTATACCCGTAAAGATAAGAGAGACTATTGGCATAGAAGAAGGAGATATATTAGATGTAGAGGTTAAGAATAAGGAGATAGTGCTCAAGCCTGTCAAGAAGAGAAAAATAGTCTTAAAACCTGTAAATGTTAAGGTTCTTGACGAATTGACAGGGATTGTGTCCATCGGAGGGGATGCAACAAAGGACTCTGAGGCTATCTGGGATGAGTAA
- a CDS encoding NUDIX domain-containing protein: MMDNAEYLEIVDKDGEVIGLASREEIHGNPDLLHRVVHVLVVNHKGELLLQKRSMNKDVAPGRWDTSVGGHVNQGESTEEAVKREVAEELGITMAETKFLYTYIHSNPYESELVTTYSCIYSGKILFNRDEITEVKFWPPEEIKKNMGKGIFSDNFEDEFNIYLQVVGG; encoded by the coding sequence ATGATGGATAATGCAGAATACCTTGAGATTGTCGATAAAGATGGAGAGGTTATTGGCCTTGCCTCCCGCGAGGAAATCCATGGAAATCCTGATCTCCTGCACAGGGTTGTCCATGTTCTTGTCGTTAATCATAAGGGGGAATTACTCTTACAGAAGCGTTCGATGAACAAAGATGTTGCTCCTGGCAGGTGGGATACATCAGTTGGAGGCCATGTGAACCAGGGGGAGAGTACTGAGGAGGCGGTTAAAAGGGAGGTGGCTGAAGAACTCGGCATAACAATGGCCGAGACCAAATTTCTCTATACCTACATCCACAGCAACCCCTATGAAAGCGAGCTGGTCACAACATATAGCTGTATATATAGCGGCAAGATTCTATTTAACAGGGATGAAATAACAGAAGTTAAGTTCTGGCCCCCAGAGGAAATAAAGAAGAACATGGGAAAAGGCATTTTCAGCGATAATTTTGAAGATGAGTTTAATATCTATCTTCAGGTTGTTGGGGGATGA
- the ccsB gene encoding c-type cytochrome biogenesis protein CcsB: MNVLLFELALTSYFTATIICVAELLGLFKGSKIISKAILIFAAIGFLLHTVNIIGRYVEGGHIPITNLHEASSFFSWCIVLLFFILEYRYKLGLLGSFIMPIVFILMLSSSMLPRKIEPLSPLLKSYWLGIHTVLAFLGNAAFAMAFGIGVMYLVQERYVKSKHPGSLFQRLPSLQILDEINYKLITLGFPLLTLAIITGALWAESAWGSYWRWDPKETWSLITWLIYALVLHARLTAGWRGKKAAILSIVGFITVLFTFFGVNLLLKGLHAFV; encoded by the coding sequence ATGAATGTCTTACTCTTTGAATTAGCCCTCACCTCTTATTTCACAGCCACCATAATCTGCGTTGCAGAGCTTTTAGGACTTTTCAAAGGCTCAAAGATAATATCAAAGGCAATCCTCATCTTCGCTGCTATCGGGTTTCTCCTTCATACAGTAAATATCATAGGGCGATATGTAGAAGGCGGGCATATCCCTATTACAAACCTTCATGAGGCATCTTCTTTTTTCTCGTGGTGCATTGTGCTTTTATTCTTCATCCTCGAGTACAGATACAAGCTGGGCCTCCTCGGTTCGTTCATCATGCCGATTGTATTTATACTCATGCTCTCATCTTCAATGCTGCCGAGAAAGATAGAGCCCCTGAGCCCTCTGCTTAAAAGCTACTGGCTCGGCATTCATACAGTCCTTGCCTTTCTGGGGAATGCTGCCTTTGCCATGGCCTTTGGCATAGGAGTCATGTACCTTGTGCAGGAGCGATATGTAAAGTCCAAACACCCCGGGAGTCTTTTTCAGAGGTTGCCGAGCCTGCAAATACTTGATGAGATAAACTACAAACTCATAACCCTCGGCTTCCCTTTGCTCACCCTTGCAATAATCACAGGTGCATTATGGGCAGAGAGCGCATGGGGCTCATACTGGCGCTGGGACCCAAAAGAGACGTGGTCTCTCATAACCTGGCTCATCTATGCCCTTGTCCTTCATGCGAGGCTTACTGCAGGATGGAGGGGTAAAAAAGCAGCAATACTTTCGATTGTAGGATTTATAACGGTCCTGTTTACCTTTTTCGGGGTGAACCTGCTACTTAAAGGACTTCATGCCTTTGTATGA
- a CDS encoding YajQ family cyclic di-GMP-binding protein, translating to MPDEHSFDIVCKVDLQEVSNALQQAMKEIGQRFDFRGSKSNIELDKGKNELYILSDDEYKLKSVVDILKEKLVKRGVSLNALNYGKIEPALSGTVKQAITLQQGIPTEKAKDIVKIIKDTKLKVQSEIQKDQVRVRAKKIDDLQAIIKMLKEKDLGIHMEFMNYR from the coding sequence ATGCCGGATGAACATTCATTTGATATTGTATGCAAGGTTGACCTTCAGGAAGTCTCCAATGCTCTGCAGCAGGCAATGAAGGAGATAGGCCAGAGGTTTGACTTCAGGGGGAGCAAGAGCAATATAGAGCTCGATAAAGGGAAGAACGAACTCTACATCCTTTCTGACGACGAGTATAAATTAAAGAGCGTTGTTGATATCCTTAAAGAAAAGCTCGTTAAAAGAGGAGTATCACTCAATGCCCTGAATTATGGCAAAATTGAGCCTGCGCTTTCAGGCACTGTAAAGCAGGCAATAACACTTCAGCAGGGCATCCCCACTGAAAAAGCCAAAGATATTGTCAAAATCATAAAAGATACAAAACTCAAGGTCCAATCTGAGATTCAAAAGGATCAGGTCAGGGTGAGGGCAAAAAAGATCGATGACCTTCAGGCTATTATAAAAATGTTAAAGGAAAAAGATTTAGGGATACACATGGAGTTTATGAATTACAGATGA